The Diabrotica undecimpunctata isolate CICGRU chromosome 3, icDiaUnde3, whole genome shotgun sequence genome includes the window gaagtttcatataattttttttgtattttcaaattttaaaaaaattatgaaacatttcaaaaatcaaaataacaaattatggtcgGTTTTGACGGTTTGTATACCTAACGGCCATTGCCTTGTTAGGTACACAAATGGACACTTCCGCTGTGATTGTATAAAtacttataatttttaaaatgttttaataataattgtaggtttttatatgaatttttgaaattatgaaaatataaatatcatttgatagtgaatttatttattaaataaactaaataggatgttaataaattaaagtaacaATATCAAGTTTCACGGTCCTGATATATCTTGGTAAAAacgaacaaaataataataaacaataaacctAAATTGTTTAAGAGATCATTAAAAAGAGCAAATGGGATTAACTTGGAAACTTCTTTTATGTGAGAGAAATTTTTTCGTTACTTAattagaagaaataataaataagtaaataggTGCCTGTGGACCTCTCCATTTCggaaatttttactttatttatttgctAACGTAATATGTTTAGCTAAACCAAGTTGTCCTCATCGAAGTGCTTTTTCAATCGAGGTTGGCGACAAATTGGGCAAATTTGTCTTGTCTTAAGCTTGATAAATTAAGTGGTTTCCTGTTGTTAAGCCGGGATCGTGTTAAATGTTGCGCAGCTATTATCTTTTCTTCTGTTTCTATACTCCGTTTCCTTCTAATATTACTGCCTGTGGCGTATTAGATGTCCAAGATGTGATGTTTTTCtgattttaattttcttaagcaTTCTCCAATCTCATTAGTATGAGTTGTTTAGAATTTTAGAGCATTTTACTCACATTCTTAAAATCAGATCGTACCATGCTAATGCATCACCAGATCTTAGTTGAATCCCAGACTGACCTAGGTTCGTTTGAACTCCAAGTCGCAATTTTTTTCTGTGTTcctacaaatattaatttttaatctcCCATATTCCATCTACCTATAGTTTGTTCATTTTATTGATAAAAATGTTATGTATATAAGAATATTTAAACGCTATATTACTTTAGTTTTATTTCTTAAGGTCTCGTAATATTCCAGTTAACATTTTATATCATATAAAATTAATTGaattcaataaaattataataattcgAAAATCACACACATTTAATGGTTTTGTACCGACTAGTAGGCGAAGAAACGAAGTACTAAACCTACCAATTAGAGGAATCGTTGtggatctgttttgaggtggatgtgagaggtggcattcgaaTTTTGCAGAAATAGTCAGGTGATAACTACTGTAATAATAATTCTCTCTCTCGAATAGGTCGGTaacatcaataaaaaaatttaaatatttaaaaattactaaaaacatcgataTTTTTActaactttaatcaaataaaatagtgATAATTGTTCTGTAGATGTTTTTCAACCACATGAATTGCAGTTAGGACCTTCGTTATTCATCTATAAAATAACTATAACCTAGTAAAATAGTCCACCAAATTTCATTTAAATCGATTTTATAGATCTCGCATAATTTTGcaatccaaattaaaaaaaaaaataaaagttttttttagatcttgcacaacaaaaactagTCTATATAGAAGTTTGCCAATTATTTTACTTATAgaaacgtacacacacacacaacgaTTTTTGTAGAACCCTAGCTCCTAGTGACATGTGTGTTCCAATTCAacagtgggacccacatgtccaaagatcaaaccggtcactcTCTGTaatgaagtggtacctatctgacccccaagcTGTAACCAACCACGTCTCCCCATCGCAGGTAATAAAAACATGCCCAACCTATCTAACATACTTTATAGAATTGAAATCGGATTATTTGGATGGCCtaagaaatgttttaaaattataaacaatttttttgtttaacaaCAAATAAAATATCCAGGTAGCTATTAACTTAAATTCAGGAAACAGCGTAGAAAAGACTCATCaccatcatccagcctcaagagtccactgctgaacatatgcctcttcctcatgtttccaaccccatcTATCTTGTActgctctcatccagtttttattgagtcttcttaaatcgtcagtccatcttgtaggtggtcgaccgacgcttctcttgtcttcccttggcctccattccaatagcctctttgtccatcgccaatctgtcattctggctatgtgtcctgcccatctccattttagtctggctatcttctcgatgatgtcagtcacttcggttcttctcctgatgtcttcgttggttattctgtctcgcagagttattcctaacatgaaccgctccattcttctctgcgtgactctcagtttggtagctgctgcttttgttaaggtaagtgtttctgctccgtacgtcaagactgggaggacgcactgatcaaatacctttctctttaggcatgtgggcagcagACACTTTTAAAAGTtcctctcagttttccaaatgctgcccacccaaggccgattcttctcttcagttcatgagtctggttatccctgccaatcataatttcatgtcccaggtatttatatctatctacgagttctatttctttcccaccaatactgatgttctggttgggtaccaaattggtcatgatttttgttttcgagatatttatatttaaacctacactttctgtagccacaacgagttcctgtaccatctctcttgccatacctagatcttcagctattataagtatatcatcggcgaaacgtaagttgtttagatattctccatctatttttattccctttgtcatccaatccaaactcttaaaagcatgttctagcaccgtattaaaaagtttaggtgacattgggtctccttgtctaacccctagttctatttttatgcgattactgttagtatgtaatctgacagtggttgttgcctgcaggtatattttgtataataatttagtatatctaagATATCTGAAAAAGACTGGGCACGATATTTCttatagaagaaaaaaaattaaattgcaaGCAGTGGTTGCTGAGATACAACCGGTTAAAGTTGACCGACATTTGCGGCGAAGTTATGAAAAATAGGATGATAATCACTTTAAAccagttctttttttttgtgaaaaaaccAGTGAacaaatctcttattttttttttcactgtgcCCACAAGAGTTAGTAAACTTGCCAGTAAGTTATGTAGAAGGGCAAGATCAGTAAAATAGTTATCGCAAGTCAATTTCCTCTTGGAATTATAATAAGGCTCAACGAGTTGCTCTACAACTTGAGATGCAAGACCTTTGGCTACTGTATTTCCGTTTTTTCCTGTATATGGTATTCCACCTAAAGGGTAATATATTTCCGAGTCACAGGCCAACCATATTTTCATGCCATACTTATGTGGCTTTGAAGGCATATACTGCTTAAAAGGACACCTACCTCGGTAAGGAACAAGTTGTTCATCTACCGTTATGTTTTTTCATGGTAAATAGTATTTCTGAAAGTTCTGGTTGACTTGATTCCACACATCGAGTATTGCTGGTAATTCATCGTTCCTTATTTGTTCAGACCTCGTGTCCTTATCGTCAAATCGAACAAatcttaaaaagtttttattgtgttttaaccTCATGGTAGCTTTAAATATAGTAGGTCCATAAAACTTACTCCAAAGTACATTTTCATTATGGATGTTGACACTTAGGTGCCCTGCAGTTAGTAGTGGTCTAATAAAGGCAGATAGCTCTGTAGAGTCGCAGTATTTCCAGTTCTCTATCTTCAGGACTTTTTCGGCTTCTTTATTTGTACACTTCACTATTTCGTTCACAATTTTTTCGTCCAAAAACAGACAAAAGGAATCAACAGGATCATCTACACTTTGAATAGGGGCTAACATTACTTTCTGCACTGCTTTTTATTATGTAGCAGGATCGCATACGTCCTGTCGGGTATGGTTGATTTTTTCAGTTAATTCCATCCTTAGTTTTAAAAATTACACACCCTGGGAGATCTGAAATCTGGGAACTTGTAGCTATACATTCTTCTTCATTATCACACAATATTACTTGCTGATTATATTCTTTACTTGCTTTCGAAAGATGGTCTTTAATTTCAGACTAACTTCCAATGCTATTTCAGGAGATTCTTCATCATCGAAATCCCATAAATTTTTGGTAATATCTTACAGTTCTGCAGGTGATAATGGTTTTCAGGTCATTTTATTCGCACTATCTACTTTCACtgtaattcaatataattttaggGTCTTAGTTGTCGACACTAACATCGATATAAAACGACTGATAACAgatgcattatttattttaaaatatgtataggTACCTACCTAACAATATTATTGTATTTCAACAATgattattcgtttttaaaattcatttagaatagatataacctattgtaagcatctctttgatgttcacattaaagagatgtttacattgtttgttTTACGTTGAGACTTTATTATTGGATTTCCGGAATCATAAAAGTCGTTTAGATAATCCACAAAAGCATTACCTAACTGCCACATTGACTTCTGTACCAAACATTTAGACTTAAGGTATAAATAGTATAAATACAAATAGGGTACGACTGGCCCGTGTTGCCCCTTTCGActcattaatttcaaaattaataatgaatattttgaatagCTTAAGCATGTTGAAGGAAACATACTTCTAAACAAATTCAGTGATGcaattcaataaaaatttttttatcagtttatgataAAAGAATTGGCGTCTCAGACCCGTTGGACTCCCCTTGAACAGATAAAagttaaaggtgaagagtgcagcgtCCTTACACATCTTTTTGTGCAATTATTGCCATTTTtgatgattctcatgagatcattaaaatttatcactttgtcattcatttatacatttcGTTATGTATATAATACccttatagaaactgacttcatttacgTCAAAATACAAAAGCTGCGTACCAAAGCAGATCTTTTTATCTTTAaaacttatttcaaaattttttatcgTCGCttcgaattgatacaaattttattttaaaaaattgatttcgcacgcGTTTTTCAaccgttgtttctgagagaatgggTCGTTTTACATAAAAAGTGCTAATTGAATATGCTCAAAATTATATTAGCTACATTtgttgtttgaaatattttttgtacggtttacagattcttagtaaatcgatgttttccgtccCCCCAATACAACAGAAGATTTTAAGTGACAGCTTCTTTTTATGGTAAAGAAGGTGGCaatttgtttttatcttttttagggtcccaaaattgacattctcagaaaaattcatcgtgttcatatgatttttagagttTAAATATATGACAACTGGACTAGAAGCtataattagaaattaaaaaaacattggtAAAAGGTAGAGCAAAAATCTTTGTAAGCATCACACTTTGACGAACCATATCTTCAGTGGCATAACTACAATTCAAGAGGCCCGTAGCGGAAGTAACCGACGAGGCCCCTCTCCCCAATATAAGAAAAAGCTAAGACTTACCTCCTTCTGCCTCCTACCTTCTACCTTTTACCTCCGACTGCGCGAGAAAAAGGTACATGATTTAAGAATCGCGACATGGAACATCCGATCCCTATACACATCGGGAGCCCTCCAAAATCTGCTCGGTGAACTGAATAGATATGAAATAGATATAACAGCTCTGCAGGAAATGAGATGGGCGGGGAGTGGCACCATTGACAAAAGACACCACATTATATTCTATAGTTGCGACGCTAAAGACCAAGCACTAGGTACTGGCTTCATTGTAAATAAAAAGGTTAAACACCTCGTACGAGACTTTCGTGCTATGAACCCTAGAATGTGCATCCTGAGACTAAGGggaaaattttttaattacagCATCTTAAATGTGCATGCCCctacagaggaaaaagaagacgATATCAAAGAAAAATTCTATGAAGAACTAGAAGCTGCATACCATTCATGCCCAAAGAAtgacattaaaattatttatggtGATCTCAACGCAAAAATGGGAAAAGAGCTACAATACCTACCAACTATAGGAGTAGTGTGTATTAGTATGAGCAAAATGAGGAGGGGGTCAATGAACCGAGGCCGGTCTAGACAACATTTAATAGGGTTACTTAAAATAGGGTGGAGCGAATTAACCAATTAAGATTGTACACAATTTCGTGGTCAAAATGACTAATTAtaacaataattaattataaattaccCTAGAGTAATCTAAAATAGGGTGGGGTGATATAAGATATTACTGCATGCAAAATGAGGGTGGGTGATTTTAAATAGGGTGAAGCGAATTAAGATTGTACACAATATCGTGGTCAAAAATACTTTAGCAATTGCCAATTAAGCACTGGTCAATCTACCCACCCCGCAGAATATTATGATTAGTTTAATTAActccattaaatataaaaagccAGTTGCGCcaaataagcaaaaaataaattataatacttTACATCATTAATTATTGCAGACAATCCCACCCAACAATTCAAATTAGACTAACCAATTGAGTAAATTGAAAAGGATAATAGTTTAATTAACGACAACGAATTATTTCTGGCACCCTCATTTGACATTATTTAAATTGGGGTAAACGTTTGGGTAACATTAAAAGGCCATTAACtcaaataacaaaaaagaaattatattaattttgaatCAACAAATATATGATATGTATaagaagaaatggaaaagaataaaaaaaccaaatatgaATATCGTCAGAACTTGATCCTAGATGGAGGAGAAACGATCAGtaaatataagg containing:
- the LOC140435771 gene encoding uncharacterized protein, coding for MLAPIQSVDDPVDSFCLFLDEKIVNEIVKCTNKEAEKVLKIENWKYCDSTELSAFIRPLLTAGHLSVNIHNENVLWSKFYGPTIFKATMRLKHNKNFLRFVRFDDKDTRSEQIRNDELPAILDVWNQVNQNFQKYYLP